In Castor canadensis chromosome 11, mCasCan1.hap1v2, whole genome shotgun sequence, a single genomic region encodes these proteins:
- the LOC109687334 gene encoding tubulin gamma-2 chain isoform X1, translating into MPREIITLQLGQCGNQIGFEFWKQLCAEHGISPEGIVEEFATEGTDRKDVFFYQADDEHYIPRAVLLDLEPRVIHSILNSPYAKLYNPENIYLAEHGGGAGNNWARGFSQGEKIHEDIFDIIDREADGSDSLEGFELCHSIAGGTGSGLGSYLLERLNDRYPKKLVQTYSVFPSQDEMSDVVVQPYNSLLTLKRLTQNADCVVVLDNTALNRIATDRLHIQNPSFSQINQLVSTIMSASTTTLRYPGYMNNDLIGLIASLIPTPRLHFLMTGYTPLTTDQSVASVRKTTVLDVMRRLLQPKNVMVSTGRDRQTNHCYIAILNIIQGEVDPTQVHKSLQRIRERKLANFIPWGPASIQVALSRKSPYLPSAHRVSGLMMANHTSISSLFESSCQQYDKLWKRGAFLEQFRKEDIFKDNFDEMDRSREVVQELIDEYHAATRPDYISWGTQEQ; encoded by the exons ATGCCCCGGGAGATCATCACCCTGCAGCTGGGCCAGTGCGGCAACCAGA tTGGGTTCGAGTTCTGGAAACAACTGTGTGCCGAGCATGGTATCAGTCCCGAGGGCATCGTGGAGGAGTTCGCCACTGAGGGCACTGACCGCAAGGACGTCTTTTTCTACCAG GCAGACGATGAGCACTACATCCCCAGGGCAGTGCTGCTGGACCTGGAGCCCCGGGTGATCCACTCCATCCTCAACTCCCCATACGCCAAACTCTACAACCCAGAGAACATCTACCTGGCAGAGCATGGAGGAGGAGCTGGCAACAACTGGGCCAGGGGATTCTCCCAG GGTGAGAAAATCCATGAAGATATCTTTGACATCATAGACCGAGAGGCAGATGGAAGTGACAGTCTAGAG GGATTTGAGTTATGTCACTCCATTGCTGGAGGGACGGGTTCTGGTCTGGGCTCCTACCTCTTGGAGCGACTTAATGACAG GTATCCTAAGAAGCTGGTGCAGACATACTCAGTGTTTCCCAGCCAGGATGAGATGAGCGATGTAGTGGTCCAGCCCTACAACTCACTCCTCACGCTCAAGAGGCTGACCCAGAACGCAGACTGTGTG GTGGTACTGGACAACACAGCCCTTAACCGGATCGCCACAGACCGCCTGCACATCCAAAACCCATCCTTCTCTCAGATCAACCAGCTG GTTTCCACCATCATGTCAGCCAGCACCACCACCCTGCGCTATCCTGGCTACATGAACAATGACCTCATTGGCCTCATTGCCTCGCTCATTCCCACACCACGGCTCCACTTCCTCATGACCGGCTACACCCCCCTCACCACGGACCAATCA GTGGCCAGTGTGAGGAAGACCACAGTTCTGGATGTCATGAGGCGACTGCTACAGCCCAAGAATGTGATGGTATCCACAGGCCGAGACCGCCAGACCAACCACTGCTACATTGCCATCCTCAACATCATCCAGGGAGAGGTAGACCCCACCCAG GTCCACAAGAGCCTACAGAGGATCCGGGAACGGAAGTTGGCCAACTTCATCCCTTGGGGCCCAGCCAGCATCCAGGTGGCCCTATCCAGGAAGTCTCCCTACCTGCCCTCAGCCCACCGGGTCAGTGGGCTCATGATGGCCAACCACACCAGTATCTCCTCG ctCTTTGAAAGTTCCTGCCAGCAGTACGACAAGCTGTGGAAGCGTGGGGCCTTCCTGGAGCAGTTCCGAAAGGAAGACATCTTCAAGGATAACTTTGATGAGATGGACAGGTCCCGGGAGGTTGTTCAGGAACTTATTGATGAGTACCATGCAGCTACAAGGCCGGACTATATCTCCTGGGGCACCCAGGAGCAGTGA
- the LOC109687334 gene encoding tubulin gamma-2 chain isoform X2 encodes MPREIITLQLGQCGNQIGFEFWKQLCAEHGISPEGIVEEFATEGTDRKDVFFYQADDEHYIPRAVLLDLEPRVIHSILNSPYAKLYNPENIYLAEHGGGAGNNWARGFSQGEKIHEDIFDIIDREADGSDSLEGFELCHSIAGGTGSGLGSYLLERLNDRYPKKLVQTYSVFPSQDEMSDVVVQPYNSLLTLKRLTQNADCVVVLDNTALNRIATDRLHIQNPSFSQINQLVSTIMSASTTTLRYPGYMNNDLIGLIASLIPTPRLHFLMTGYTPLTTDQSVASVRKTTVLDVMRRLLQPKNVMVSTGRDRQTNHCYIAILNIIQGEVDPTQVHKSLQRIRERKLANFIPWGPASIQVALSRKSPYLPSAHRVSGLMMANHTSISSISFFLAL; translated from the exons ATGCCCCGGGAGATCATCACCCTGCAGCTGGGCCAGTGCGGCAACCAGA tTGGGTTCGAGTTCTGGAAACAACTGTGTGCCGAGCATGGTATCAGTCCCGAGGGCATCGTGGAGGAGTTCGCCACTGAGGGCACTGACCGCAAGGACGTCTTTTTCTACCAG GCAGACGATGAGCACTACATCCCCAGGGCAGTGCTGCTGGACCTGGAGCCCCGGGTGATCCACTCCATCCTCAACTCCCCATACGCCAAACTCTACAACCCAGAGAACATCTACCTGGCAGAGCATGGAGGAGGAGCTGGCAACAACTGGGCCAGGGGATTCTCCCAG GGTGAGAAAATCCATGAAGATATCTTTGACATCATAGACCGAGAGGCAGATGGAAGTGACAGTCTAGAG GGATTTGAGTTATGTCACTCCATTGCTGGAGGGACGGGTTCTGGTCTGGGCTCCTACCTCTTGGAGCGACTTAATGACAG GTATCCTAAGAAGCTGGTGCAGACATACTCAGTGTTTCCCAGCCAGGATGAGATGAGCGATGTAGTGGTCCAGCCCTACAACTCACTCCTCACGCTCAAGAGGCTGACCCAGAACGCAGACTGTGTG GTGGTACTGGACAACACAGCCCTTAACCGGATCGCCACAGACCGCCTGCACATCCAAAACCCATCCTTCTCTCAGATCAACCAGCTG GTTTCCACCATCATGTCAGCCAGCACCACCACCCTGCGCTATCCTGGCTACATGAACAATGACCTCATTGGCCTCATTGCCTCGCTCATTCCCACACCACGGCTCCACTTCCTCATGACCGGCTACACCCCCCTCACCACGGACCAATCA GTGGCCAGTGTGAGGAAGACCACAGTTCTGGATGTCATGAGGCGACTGCTACAGCCCAAGAATGTGATGGTATCCACAGGCCGAGACCGCCAGACCAACCACTGCTACATTGCCATCCTCAACATCATCCAGGGAGAGGTAGACCCCACCCAG GTCCACAAGAGCCTACAGAGGATCCGGGAACGGAAGTTGGCCAACTTCATCCCTTGGGGCCCAGCCAGCATCCAGGTGGCCCTATCCAGGAAGTCTCCCTACCTGCCCTCAGCCCACCGGGTCAGTGGGCTCATGATGGCCAACCACACCAGTATCTCCTCG atttccttctttttagctCTTTGA